The genomic interval AGCcctaatcaatttgaaagaccCCACTTTCATTAGATTAACTTGCAAAGATTTTGCATGACCCAGGCCAAAGTTGGCGGTATCTAAGGCCTTGATATTTAGTTATCACCTGTGCTAATTCGAAAATAACCGAGACTCTATCATAAGTCTTTTATTCAAGATTGTTGATTTAATCTGAatgttaatttttatatttaggaTTGTCGTATTCTAGAGCATGACAACTCGCAGCGGTACATCCTACTCACATAAGATGTCTACCAACCCAAACCAACAGGTGTTAGATGCCATTGCGGCACTAGAAACCAGATTAGGGGCAAGGATTACTGACCTTGAAACTAGATTGAACACTCGCTTTGGCTGAAAATTCAATCACTAACCTCCAAGTTACTAACAATGATGGAGAGTCtgaacttggtgagtttgaaCCGCCCTGCCTAAGATGCCTTGGGCAACAATACCAGAGGGACTATCTAAGAACGCGTGAGACACCAGATGAGCGTGTAATGTGCAGTATTAAAATAGAAGCACCAAGTTATGATGGTCGCCTCGACCCAAAAGTCTTCATTGACTGGCTCGCTGATATGGACCATTACTTTGAATGGTATAGTCTATCTGAAGATCGCAGAGTTCATTTTGCAAAAATGAAGCTCATTGGTCCCGCCAAGTTACATTGGAATACAGTAGAAAACATGCTTGCTAGAGCTAGGCAACCCCCTGTGGTACAATGGGATGAAATGAAGGAAAAATTAAAGGAAAAATATCTCCCTGTATCCTATAAGAGTCGCTTGTTAGATCGGTGGCAACGACTGACTCAAGAAAACAAATCTGTATTTGAGTACATCGCTCGCTTTGATGAGTTCTTCATGTGATGCGATGCACGCGAGATTGTGTTGTTTCTTTCTAAGTTTAGGTCCGGATTGCGAGATGACCTACAAAAAGAGCTTATTCTACGCGAGGTCAATTCTTTAGAACATGCCTATCAACTTGTCGAAGACATTGAGTATTACAataataagacaacctttagaCGTTTTGATCTTAAGGAGTCCAACCACAAGTTCACCCACGGTAGTCAAACTAACACTTGGGGTAAGCCCAATATTAGAAATCAAGCGACAAAGTTCCcaaaaaattaatgatcaaaagaataagaaaattttaagcgAACCACCCAAAGTTTCTCGAGATCAGTGTTACAGATGTTTTGGTTTTGGGCATAGAGCTAGCCAATGTCCCACTAAGAAAACACTGGTCATCGAATAAGAACGAAATGATGAAGATGAATTGGTCTATGAGCTTTGAGGTAGACCCTTGAAGATTCAGATGAAGGTGAGGAGCCCGCCTCACTTGAGGGTCCCACTCTTTTAGGCGTAGTTAGGTGTATCCTTACACAACTTAACCAAGAAGATGATGACTGGAGGCGTCGATCCATATTTCACACCTATATCAAATGTGGCGAACATAGCTGTAAAGTTATCATCGACAGTAGGGAGTAGCGTCAATGTTGTATCCACAAGAACTATCAAGAAGCTACAGTTAAAGACAGTGCCTCATCCTAATTCTTATAATGTGTCTTGGGTGGATAAAACCGCCATACTGGTCACTGGGCGTTGTCTAGTCCAAATTAACTTTTCTGAATATAACGATAAGGTCTGGTGATGTTATTCCCATGGATGTTGGACATATCATCCTTGGCAGACCGTGGCTTTACGATTTGGATGTGACCATTTATGGCAAATCCAatttctgttcttttttttaccaagaaaagaaaattcgtCTGAACTCTTTGCCTTCTAGGCTCTCTATTACTGAAAAGAAGGATGTGAAGGTTGAAAAGTGCCTTCAAATTATTAGTCCTAAGGAGTTTGAGAAAGCAGCAACCCAAGAATCTATAGTTATTGTGTTAGTTTCCAAAGAAGTTGCTCCTGATTTCTAAATAGATTTTCCGAATGAAGTTCATCATGTTCTGGAAGAATTTAAGGATATCTTCCCTGAGGACCTTCCTGATGAGCTCCCTCTTATGCGTGACATTCAACACGGCATAGATTTGGTCCCAGGGGCAACTCTTCCGAACTTGCTTCATTATAGACTCAATCTGATTGAACACGCTGAATTGAAACGACAAGTTGATGAACTACTTCAAAAAGGATTTATCCGAGAGTCTTAGCCCATGCGCGGTGCCTGCACTTCTGATGCCAAAAAAAGACGGCACCTGAAGAATGCGTGTGGATAGCAGggcaattaataagataatggtTAAGTATCGATTTTCAATACCACGATTGGATGACATGCTCAACATGAGGGTGGGTGCCACTATCTTCTCCAAAATTGACCTTAAGAGTGGTTATCACCAAATTCGTATCCGCTCTGGTGATGAATGAAAAACAGCTTTCAAGACCAAGGATGGACTATACGAGTGGCTAGTCATGCCCTTTGGGTTGACAAATGCACCTAGCACATTTATGCGAATCATGACTCAAGTGCTAAGACCTTTCATGGAAAAATTTTTTGTAGTCTATTTTGACGATATCTTAATTTATAGCAAAAGCAAGGAACAACTTGAGCACCTACATTTGGTCTGCAACTCGCTTAGGAAAGAAAGCCTATATGCGAACCTTAAGAAGTGTTCATTTATGACTGATCGTGTTATGTTCTTAGGGTTTGTTATGTCTTCCGAGGGTATTTCAGCAGACCCACAAAAAGTCCAAGCTATTCTTGAATGGCCCGAACCCGCTACATTATTTGAGGTGCGAAACTTCCACGGCTTAGCcaccttttataggaggtttaTCAAGAACTTTAGTACGATCACTGCACCTATTACGGATTGTATCCGAAAAAGTGAATTTTATTGGACCGTCGCAGCCTCAAAGGCGTTTCAAGAGATCAAGACTAGAATAACAGAAGCTCCGGTCATGCGCCTTCCCGATTTTATTAAAGTTTTTGAAGTCTCTTGTGATGCATCTGGTATAGGTATAGGTGGAGTCTTAAGCCAAGAAAAACATCTTATCACATACTTTAGTGAGAAGCTGAATGATGATGCCAAACGGAAATATCCCACCTATGACAGAATTTTACGTAGTTGTACAAGCACTGCGTCCCTATTTGTTACCTCAAGAATTCATCTTATATTCCGATCATGAAGCTTTGAGATACTTGAATTTCCAGAAACGATTGAGTTTCCGACATGAAAAGTGGGCtgaatttcttcaagaatacacCTTCGTGTTATGTAATAAAGCTGGAATTGACAATAAGGCAGTTGATGCCTTAAGCCGACGTGTAGCGTTACGTTTTTCAGTAAGCATAAAGGTCACTGGATTTGAGCGTATGATTGAAGATTATGCATCTTGTCCAGACTTTCTGAGATTTATGCTAGCGTGTTAGCAGGTCGCACCAGGGACAATAGTGACTACCTCATGGTAGGTGTTTTCTTCTTCAGAGAAAACAAGTTGTGTATCCCTCAAACGTCCCTTAGAGATTTTCTTGTTTGGGAACTGCATGCGGGAGGAATAGCTGGACATTTTGGTAGAAATAAGACCATTGATATGGTCGAACAAAAATTTTATTGGCCTAGTTTGAAAAGGGATGTTGCAAAAATTGTTAGTCAGTGTCGTACTGTCACTTATCCAAGCAGCGCAAACAAAATACTGGCTTATATACCCTCCTTCCTGTCCCTGATCGTCTTTGGCAGGACATTAGTATGGATTTTGTGCTAGGGCTACCAAAGACTAGAAGTAAGCATGATTCCATTCTTGTAGTAGTGAATCGATTTTCTAAGATGGCACATTTTCTGCCAACTTCCAAGACTTCTGACGCCTCCAAGGTTGCGAGGATAATCTATGACGAGGTAGTTAGGTTCCACGGGCTTCCTAAATCGATAGTGACTGATAGAGATGTCAAATTTGTTAGTTATTTTTGGAAGATCCTCTGGAATTTTATGGGCACAAAGTTGAAATATTCTACAGCATATCACCTCCATAGATGGTCAAACTAAGGTGGTCAACTGCAGCCTAGGAAACCTTCTAAGATTTTTAGTGGGTGACCATCCGAAAAATTGGGATCTTCTCCTATCCACAGCTGAATTCGCCTACAACAGCTCTGTGAACAGGATCTTTGGTTTGAGTCCTTTTGAAATTGTTTTAGGCTACGTCCCGTGAAAACCTGTTGATCTTATCCCAGTAGCACCTAACAACAAAATATCTGAGACCGCCGAGTCCTTTGCGCAACACATGCAAAACTTGCATAAAGAGATTAATAAGAAAATTGAGATCAATAATGCGAGATATAAAATGGCCATTGACTTGCGTCGACATTATCAAGAATTTCGAGTGGGTGATGATGTAATGATCAGAATCAGACCTGGATGGTTTCTACCGAGAGCCGTTAGGAAATTGCATGCCCGAAATATGGGTCTATACAAAATTTTGAAACGGGCTGGATCTAATACATATGTGGTGGATATTTCAAGTGATTTTGGGATTGATCCAGTTTTTAATGTAGAAGACTTAGTTGCTTATAGAGGTCCGACAACTATTCCTGAAGATCCATTCACTGAGCCTGATACTGACCTCACATCCAATTTTGAAAACCTATCTCCTACTCCTGTCTTGCCTCCTGTACCTTTTTCTCCGCAGATCACGGACACAGTGGAACAGATTTTGGATGATCAGATTGTTAGTACGCAGAGCGGTGGATATTAGCGATATCTTGTCAGATGGCATGGTCGACCTCAGTCAGATGATACCTAGATTAGCAAAGATAAGCTTCAACGACTTGCTTCAGACCTGTTGGAGCATTACCAGAGCTTTGTTTTGCCAGAGGCGAACTCTTCTCAGCTGAGGGGAGTTGGTGAGGACATAGACCACCGTTTTCAGCACGTTTACAGGCGTCGCCGGCGTGCATAACACTTTGGTCCATATGCAGGAGCCCTAGTGTATTTCCTTGTGTACCTAGTGTTATTTTcttgtgtattttttttttatttattatgcaTTTTTGTCCTTATGTTAGTTGCTGTTTTTAGCCACCTTGTTATGGCAGTGTTTAGCTGTTTTAGTGTCCCATGATGTTTGTTGGATCATGGGTAGTTACATGATCACTTGTTGGGATCATGGATAGTTACATAGGGGGCTACGTATGGAACCCTATGTCTGTTGTTTAAGTCAgaatattttgaatgaaaatattgCTTTGGCAAAGATACTCCCGGATTGGAGACTACTAGAGGAGGATTCCTCGAATCTGGTGGATTCCAGATCTTCtcccccccctctcttcatATCTTGTTCCCTAAATTCTCTATCCCGCATCATTGAGCCAAGTCCCTGAGTTCTAAACATTGGCCCTCAATAGCTATATAATAGCCAAAAAGATGAAATAGTAATAAATAATTATTGCTACTTGGTCACATATCGAAAATATATAGCATAATAGAAAGGGTCCAAAATTACCATAGTAGTCATTATAATATTGTAGTAGTCCTTATTATGGATCATACCATGCCCATTCCTTTtgctttattattaaataattaaatttaaaatctaATATTAGAAGAAATTTGCTTTTGATAGTTTTGTTTTAAATCCAAATAAAGTCATCCATATCCTTTCACTATCTCATTTGTAGgctatttttttttagcataTACCTAGTATGAAGTTTAATGCAATGGTGGGTGTTATACTCTAAATCATAAGGGAAAAAACTAtggaaataaaaatattaaataaatcaaTATTCAGGTATGCAGGGCTCATGAATGGAAGATTAGGGATCTGTCTAATTTTGACAAAAGTTGTAATGGCTGTGTATAAGAAGAGTAATTGCATTATGTATTAGTTGTATACTTTTAAGATTTTGTATAGCATATCATAGAATATATATGTTTATATCtaaatagatagatagatagatagatagagagatgtGGACTAGGGTCCAGTTGGATCTCATGTTGGATCCTGTCAGTTGAGTCGGAAGATGGGGATTTGACCGATGTTTGAGCCGTTGAATGTGATGTATATATCCAAATTGTTTATAGACCAaaaatcatgtgatttggaGATCTCCAGCTTTCACATTGAATGGCCAAGAATGAGCATTTTCAGCCATATGATGCATAGGTTAGGAGTCTCTAAATTGCATGATTTTTGGTTTGTAAGCAGTTTGGAGATAGTAGATCATATTCAGTAGTTTGGATAATATTCGAATTGATTTATTATATGCAATCattataagaaaaaaattgtaGAAAACTTAGCAGTCAAGAATGTACAAATTGATTTATGGTAGTAATAGGCAAAAATAGAGTTAAAAATGATGCCATTATAACTTAGCCTTTTCCTCTTGAAATCATGTTTTGGATAACATCAAGGTGGGTTCATTCAGTACAAGCTGAAATGAGCATGTGCCTACTTTATATCTCGATTTTGTAGGCCTGGAAAGCAAAAACATTTCAGGCAAAACTCTTGCTTTTGGTTTAAACTTCAAACGATGATGCTTCAGACTATGTTTTGTTTATCCGTTACTTATTGTCCTGATCTCAACATGGCTCTGTAGATCAATTGTTGTATGTCTATTGGAGAGATGGGATTGCAGGCAAGGCTGAAGTACATTTTTGAAAGGGCGGTACCTAAATCATCTAATATTAACTGCCCAATCAAATGAAACATGAACCAGTAGGAATTTCCCTGGGTTTCAGACACTAACGATCCTGGCATCTGGAGTACTTCCATGCTGTCTGGAGTCCCAAGTAATAGCTTCTTTTCTTCCGGAAGAATGGGGAGTTTAAAAAGTAACAGCTTGATTTaacaaaataatttgtttaCTTCAGTGTGTAAAGCATTATCTCTAACGATTGTATGCCCTTTTTCTGTTGTAAAAGTTATCTTGCTACATTATCAAGGTTCAACAACCTTGTGTCTCTATTGATGTTGCAGGCTGTTCCAGTTAACCCAAAACCTTTCTTGAACAACTTGACTGGGAAGCCTGTAATTGTGAAACTGAAGTGGGGGATGGAATACAAAGGTAAATTTTTTACGTTCTTGTTTTATATCTGCAAGTGGTCATGGTTACATGACGTCAAGTGTTATCCTTCCTATCTTATGTAACTCGATTTCGTGTTCTAATTTTTCAGGTTATCTTGTCTCAGTAGATTCCTATATGAATTTGCAGGTATTGCTTTTCTTAAAGTTACTCTTAGGGATTTTGCCCACTCTTCTTGTGCTATTGTTATAGTACTTTTGATTAATTAGATCAATTTAACAGTAAGATCCTTCTCTGCAGCTTGCCAACACCGAAGAATACATTGATGGGCAATTCTCAGGGAATCTTGGGGAGATACTAATAAGGTAATTAATTGTTACCCATAATGTGTTTGCTCTATATTTATATGTTCAGAAAATTAACATCTGCTATTAGAAGTCACGTTGGCTCGTTCAAAAGCTATTCTTATGCCTTATCTGTCAGCATAGAGTAATTctgattaaaataaaataaaaacctcTGGGCTCTTCTGCATACACATGTATACTGAGGAAGAGAAGTGAATAAAAAATgtggaaaaaaaaactattttgtaTGATATAAAACCTGTGAGAAGCTGAAATAAAATTGTGGCATCATTTGATGTGCGGACTCCTTTTTGCTAATCTGTCATATAATTCATACTGACTGCTGCTTGTGATTTGGGGATGATCGTCTTTGACTTCATTTCATTTATGGCATTCCAGATGCAACAATGTACTGTACCTTCGTGGTGTACCAGAAGATGAAGAAATTGAAGATGCTGAATGACGATAAGCATTGCTTGCATCCAGAAGCCACTTTTCTTTTCGCTGTTATTCAGATGTCCGTGTGTAGGATATGCAGCAAAAGTGTCAACGCACACTATATCATCACTTCTAGTGGGGAATTAAAAGACAAGGAGGAGAAACAAAAACATGCTTGATTGCTGTGTTAATTATGTATCAAAATCCTTGGTCATGGCATCCACGCTTAGAATTCAAAATATAAGTGATACTTCTGCGCTTCTTCCCCCTGCTTCCGTCAGCAGGTAACTTGGCATGAACCAACCAAATCAAGATTTAGCTTGTTTCTTTGCTGCTATatttatgttttaaatattCTTTATGATGGTATGATGCTTTAAAATTCTAAATATTAGCTGCTTTTGCGCTCTGCCCTCTGTTCATCAATCAACAGGTAGGATTGTTTTCGAACCATCTCAAAATTCCTGCGAATGTGATTGTGATAATCATGTAACTCCATGCTGAATGTATCATCACTTCTATTAGGGAattgcgagagagagagagagagagagagagagagagagatatgagATTAGAGTGGGAAAGCTGGCCTAGGGCAGCATGGGCTTCAGCTGAtagagatagatagagagagagtgcGTGTGCGTGTATGGGATCTTTTCAGTGGGATGAGGAGAAAATGGACCATGG from Phoenix dactylifera cultivar Barhee BC4 unplaced genomic scaffold, palm_55x_up_171113_PBpolish2nd_filt_p 000519F, whole genome shotgun sequence carries:
- the LOC120106286 gene encoding probable small nuclear ribonucleoprotein F isoform X1 → MPFFCCKSYLATLSRFNNLVSLLMLQAVPVNPKPFLNNLTGKPVIVKLKWGMEYKGYLVSVDSYMNLQLANTEEYIDGQFSGNLGEILIRCNNVLYLRGVPEDEEIEDAE
- the LOC120106286 gene encoding probable small nuclear ribonucleoprotein F isoform X2, whose protein sequence is MAAVPVNPKPFLNNLTGKPVIVKLKWGMEYKGYLVSVDSYMNLQLANTEEYIDGQFSGNLGEILIRCNNVLYLRGVPEDEEIEDAE